Proteins from a genomic interval of Zingiber officinale cultivar Zhangliang chromosome 1B, Zo_v1.1, whole genome shotgun sequence:
- the LOC122052788 gene encoding uncharacterized protein LOC122052788 isoform X2 — translation MTRFLNAGTLAGASTASSCGLVSRSRASVVLNLRRFSSRPQKVQLFELEVDADGSSSEVEVLGMRRLEDAIRAIIVRRSAPDWLPFVPGSSYWVPPRRRHHGRHRGVVEFISSLTNPMTDEEMMSFTTARGWPSSAYFVGGHIDIAHS, via the coding sequence ATGACTCGATTTCTCaacgccggaaccctagccggAGCCTCGACGGCCTCGTCCTGCGGCCTCGTCAGCCGATCTCGAGCCTCGGTCGTCCTCAACCTCCGCCGCTTCTCCAGCCGTCCCCAGAAGGTGCAGCTTTTTGAACTGGAGGTCGACGCGGATGGTTCCTCGTCGGAGGTGGAGGTTCTGGGTATGCGCCGACTCGAGGACGCCATCCGTGCCATTATAGTTCGTAGATCTGCTCCCGATTGGCTTCCTTTTGTCCCTGGCTCCTCCTACTGGGTGCCGCCCCGCAGGCGCCACCACGGGCGCCACCGCGGGGTGGTGGAGTTCATCAGCAGTCTCACCAATCCAATGACGGATGAGGAGATGATGTCCTTCACTACCGCTCGTGGCTGGCCCTCTTCTGCCTATTTTGTTGGAG